In the Ramlibacter tataouinensis TTB310 genome, one interval contains:
- a CDS encoding amidohydrolase family protein: MTVIDVHTHMFTTKWLELLKKEGGQYNIQTRPDGQQEIFRGNTPVVIPQKGHFDWKLRIQHMDQAGIDVSVVSLTCPNVYWGGEDVSVRAAREANDNVAQAQTAYPDRIRWFASLPWEYPQRAVEELERSCAQGAAGVMVLANVAGRSLTDPLFAPVWAEIDRRALPVLVHPTDPPGVDLMDMTKFDLSWSVGFMFDTTLAITRMIFEGFFDRYPNLRIIASHGGGTLPYLVGRFEKGDEVELASRRQMKRKPTDYLRHIHYDCITYNLGALQYLISVVGAGQVMFGTDWPHWVHDTRGAFANTAQLPQEQTRAVRGANAQRLFKL, from the coding sequence ATGACCGTCATCGACGTCCACACCCACATGTTCACCACGAAGTGGCTGGAACTGCTGAAGAAGGAAGGCGGCCAGTACAACATCCAGACCCGGCCGGACGGCCAGCAGGAGATCTTCCGCGGCAACACCCCGGTGGTGATCCCGCAGAAGGGCCACTTCGACTGGAAGCTGCGCATCCAGCACATGGACCAGGCCGGCATCGACGTGTCCGTGGTTTCGCTCACCTGTCCGAACGTGTACTGGGGCGGCGAGGACGTGAGCGTGCGCGCCGCCCGCGAGGCCAACGACAACGTGGCGCAGGCGCAGACGGCCTATCCCGACCGCATCCGCTGGTTCGCCTCCCTGCCCTGGGAGTACCCGCAGCGCGCGGTCGAGGAGCTGGAGCGCAGCTGCGCGCAGGGCGCGGCCGGGGTGATGGTGCTGGCCAACGTGGCCGGCCGGAGCCTGACCGACCCCCTGTTCGCCCCGGTCTGGGCCGAGATCGACCGCCGCGCCCTGCCCGTGCTGGTGCACCCGACCGACCCGCCGGGCGTGGACCTCATGGACATGACCAAGTTCGACCTCAGCTGGTCGGTGGGCTTCATGTTCGACACCACGCTGGCCATCACGCGGATGATCTTCGAGGGCTTCTTCGACCGCTACCCGAACCTCAGGATCATCGCCTCCCACGGCGGCGGCACCCTGCCCTACCTGGTGGGCCGGTTCGAGAAGGGCGACGAGGTGGAGCTGGCCTCGCGCCGGCAGATGAAGCGCAAGCCCACCGACTACCTGCGCCACATCCACTACGACTGCATCACCTACAACCTGGGCGCGCTGCAGTACCTGATCTCGGTGGTGGGCGCCGGGCAGGTGATGTTCGGCACCGACTGGCCGCACTGGGTGCACGACACCCGAGGCGCCTTCGCCAACACCGCGCAACTGCCGCAGGAGCAGACGCGGGCGGTGCGCGGGGCCAATGCCCAGCGGCTGTTCAAGCTCTGA
- a CDS encoding Bug family tripartite tricarboxylate transporter substrate binding protein — translation MKRRHFAALAGAALAVPPLSAAFAQDRTLRIWVGFPPGGSADVIARLLADRLKTSLGQNVIVENKPGAAGRLVLGELKRMPPDGQNLVLSPSGALVIAPWLYSNLPYDPIKDFTPVSRLVTFDFAVTAGPGAPAGDIRSVLAWMKANPGKASYATSGAGTVPHFAGLLLAQAAGVPLTHVAYRGGAPAAQDLIGGQVPLMVDTASETLEHHKAGRVRILAVTGEQRSRALPDVPTLKEAGIPMAADAFFGLYGPAGMPAEVTARIDKAVAQALAVPELQERIQGFGLVPNHAPSAALAATQAEHLRRWETPIKASGFKAE, via the coding sequence ATGAAACGCCGTCATTTCGCCGCCTTGGCCGGCGCCGCCCTCGCTGTTCCCCCGCTCTCCGCAGCATTCGCGCAGGACCGCACCCTGCGCATCTGGGTCGGCTTTCCGCCCGGCGGCTCGGCCGACGTGATCGCCCGCCTGCTGGCCGACAGGCTCAAGACCTCGCTGGGCCAGAACGTCATCGTCGAGAACAAGCCCGGTGCCGCCGGCCGCCTGGTGCTGGGCGAGCTCAAGCGCATGCCGCCGGACGGGCAGAACCTGGTGCTGTCCCCCAGCGGCGCACTGGTGATCGCTCCCTGGCTCTACAGCAACCTGCCGTACGACCCGATCAAGGACTTCACGCCGGTGTCGCGCCTGGTCACCTTCGACTTCGCCGTCACGGCCGGGCCCGGCGCCCCGGCCGGCGACATCCGCTCGGTGCTGGCCTGGATGAAGGCCAATCCGGGCAAGGCCAGCTACGCGACCTCGGGCGCCGGCACCGTGCCCCACTTCGCCGGCCTGCTGCTGGCGCAGGCGGCCGGCGTGCCGCTGACCCACGTGGCCTACCGCGGCGGCGCCCCCGCCGCGCAGGACCTGATCGGCGGCCAGGTGCCGCTGATGGTGGACACCGCGTCCGAGACCCTGGAGCACCACAAGGCCGGCAGGGTGCGCATCCTGGCCGTCACCGGCGAGCAGCGCTCGCGCGCGCTGCCGGACGTGCCCACGCTCAAGGAGGCGGGCATCCCGATGGCGGCGGACGCCTTCTTCGGGCTGTACGGCCCGGCCGGCATGCCGGCCGAGGTGACGGCCCGCATCGACAAGGCGGTGGCCCAGGCGCTGGCGGTGCCGGAGCTGCAGGAGCGCATCCAGGGCTTCGGCCTGGTGCCCAACCACGCGCCGTCGGCCGCGCTGGCCGCCACCCAGGCCGAGCACCTCAGGCGCTGGGAGACGCCG